In Meles meles chromosome 14, mMelMel3.1 paternal haplotype, whole genome shotgun sequence, a single window of DNA contains:
- the CLN5 gene encoding ceroid-lipofuscinosis neuronal protein 5 translates to MAQAGKADPGVAGQRAAGATPGCALWRWALALLWLVTAAAGPSRRQWPVPYKRFSFRPEPDPYCQAKYTFCPTGSPIPVMKGDDIIEVFRLQAPVWEFKYGNLLGHLKIMHDAIGFRSTLTGKNFTMEWYELFQLGNCTFPHLRPEMNAPFWCNQGAACFFEGIDDIHWKENGTLVLVATISGNTFNEMAKWVKRDNETGIYYETWTVQASPERGAETWFESYDCSKFVLRTYKKLAELGAEFKKIETNYTRIFLYSGEPAYLGNETSVFGPTGNKTLAVAIKKFYYPFKPHSSTKEFLFSILQIFDAVIVHREFYLFYNFEYWLLPMKFPFIKITYEEIPLPNRNKTHSGL, encoded by the exons ATGGCGCAGGCGGGGAAGGCCGACCCGGGGGTCGCGGGGCAGCGGGCCGCGGGCGCGACGCCGGGGTGCGCGCTTTGGCGCTGGGCCCTGGCGCTGCTGTGGCTGGTGACAGCCGCGGCCGGCCCCTCCCGGCGTCAGTGGCCCGTGCCCTACAA aCGCTTTTCCTTCCGTCCAGAACCAGATCCTTATTGTCAAGCTAAATACACGTTCTGTCCAACTGGCTCACCTATCCCAGTTATGAAAGGCGATGATATCATTGAAGTCTTTCGGTTACAAGCCCCAGTATGGGAATTTAAATACGGGAACCTCCTGGGACACTTG AAAATTATGCATGATGCCATTGGATTCAGAAGCACTTTAACTGGCAAGAACTTCACAATGGAGTGGTATGAACTTTTCCAACTTGGAAACTGTACATTTCCCCATCTCCGACCTGAAATGAATGCCCCTTTCTGGTGTAATCAAGGAGCTGCCTGCTTTTTTGAAGGAATTGATGATATTCACTGGAAGGAAAATGGGACATTAGTTCTAGTAGCAACCATATCAG gAAACACATTTAACGAAATGGCGAAGTGGGTAAAGCGAGACAATGAAACAGGGATTTATTATGAGACATGGACTGTGCAAGCCAGCCCAGAAAGAGGGGCAGAGACATGGTTTGAATCCTACGACTGTTCTAAATTTGTGTTAAGGACATATAAGAAGTTGGCTGAACTTGGAGCAGAATTCAAGAAGATAGAAACCAACTATACAAGAATATTCCTTTACAGTGGTGAACCTGCCTATCTGGGAAATGAAACATCTGTTTTTGGGCCAACAGGAAATAAGACTCTTGCTGTAgccataaaaaaattttattacccCTTCAAACCACATTCATCAACTAAGGAATTTCTGTTCAGCATCTTGCAAATTTTTGATGCAGTGATTGTACACAGAGAGttctatttgttttataattttgaatattgGCTTTTACCTatgaaatttccttttattaaaataacttatGAAGAAATCCCTTTACCtaacagaaacaaaacacactctggtttataa